In one Micromonospora polyrhachis genomic region, the following are encoded:
- a CDS encoding response regulator transcription factor: MRVLVVEDERNLADAIARGLRRRGMAVDVAYDGSVGHEMAFVTRYDVLVLDRDLPGMHGDQICADLVSSGTLTRVLMLTASGTVADRVEGLQLGADDYLPKPFAFDELVARVQALGRRATPPAPPVLAVADLVVDPARRMATRAGAPVELTRKEFGVLEELLKARGGVVSSEELLERVWDANTDPFTTIVRVTVRTLRKKIGDPPLIETVVGAGYRMPVDGLPGQVIA; the protein is encoded by the coding sequence GTGCGGGTACTGGTGGTCGAGGACGAGCGGAACCTCGCCGACGCGATCGCGCGCGGCCTGCGCCGCCGAGGAATGGCGGTGGACGTCGCCTACGACGGCTCCGTCGGGCACGAAATGGCCTTCGTCACCCGGTACGACGTGCTGGTCCTCGACCGGGACCTGCCCGGCATGCACGGTGACCAGATCTGCGCCGACCTGGTCAGCTCGGGCACGCTGACCCGGGTGCTGATGCTCACCGCGAGCGGCACCGTCGCCGACCGGGTCGAAGGGCTGCAACTCGGGGCCGACGACTATCTGCCCAAGCCGTTCGCCTTCGACGAGCTGGTCGCCCGGGTCCAGGCCCTGGGACGGCGGGCCACCCCGCCCGCGCCGCCGGTACTGGCCGTCGCCGACCTGGTCGTCGACCCGGCCCGTCGGATGGCCACCCGGGCCGGCGCACCGGTCGAGTTGACCCGCAAGGAGTTCGGTGTGCTGGAGGAGCTGCTCAAGGCCCGGGGCGGGGTGGTCTCCAGCGAGGAACTGCTGGAACGGGTCTGGGACGCCAACACCGACCCGTTCACCACGATCGTACGGGTCACCGTGCGGACCCTCCGTAAGAAGATCGGCGACCCACCGCTGATCGAGACCGTGGTCGGCGCCGGATATCGGATGCCCGTGGACGGCCTGCCGGGCCAGGTGATCGCATGA
- a CDS encoding VOC family protein gives MSSRIYNIAIDCADTYALAGFWAEVLGYPRQADDRPGDPEAMLLPPDGVGPMIFFQQVPEGKSVKNRLHLCLQPDDRTRDEEVERIITLGATPVSDQRRPDGTGWAVLADPEGNEFCVLRSAVERAASL, from the coding sequence GTGAGTTCCCGTATCTACAACATCGCGATCGACTGCGCGGATACATACGCGTTGGCCGGGTTCTGGGCCGAGGTGCTTGGCTACCCCCGGCAGGCCGACGACCGCCCCGGCGACCCGGAGGCGATGCTGCTGCCCCCGGACGGGGTGGGGCCGATGATCTTCTTCCAGCAGGTCCCCGAGGGCAAGTCGGTCAAGAACCGGCTGCACCTGTGCCTCCAGCCCGACGACCGGACCCGCGACGAGGAGGTCGAGCGCATCATCACGCTGGGCGCGACGCCGGTGAGCGACCAGCGTAGGCCGGACGGGACCGGCTGGGCGGTGCTCGCCGATCCGGAGGGCAACGAGTTCTGCGTACTGCGCAGCGCCGTGGAGCGGGCCGCCTCGCTCTGA
- a CDS encoding outer membrane protein assembly factor BamB family protein, producing MAVIDLGEHYDELSLDAEPRRGWRITRGFRVGVVLALLLVTVTAGAPPRQPVPELVVPAGREASLTVAEDRLFLTELSSPDRGITALRAGDGRRLWRLPAPAGVVLSVIGVVAQRLIVLATPEVEGPSETMALDPATGAVSWRHLAAFRGWGVESDLLLRTEPSDQEPVTLVSVAADSGRIRWSQPIPGGAEPVHQDDAVTSSRIVLGLSGRRAEVREGSSGRLVQAIGPPVRQPQAPDDHSRFPGVVGDLLFVAGGPDEVVAYGLDRLDHRWTARESGLTPDGFFACGSILCHLSLQAGLRGIDPATGQTRWVLPQLPVAWPVGDRLVASEAGFPAADSLMVLDPATGRRLGGLGRWAVLGMLPGLPGSRSLLGVRYTTDGQVWFARLDPATVTARIELVTRGSIGGCEIRAGGDAEVLVCRRPDWAFRLWRLPG from the coding sequence ATGGCGGTCATCGACCTGGGGGAGCACTACGACGAGTTGTCCCTTGATGCCGAACCGAGGCGGGGCTGGCGTATCACCAGGGGCTTTCGGGTCGGCGTGGTGCTGGCCCTCCTGTTGGTCACCGTCACCGCCGGAGCGCCCCCACGGCAGCCGGTGCCGGAGCTGGTCGTCCCCGCCGGGCGGGAAGCGTCCCTCACGGTGGCGGAGGATCGGCTGTTCCTGACCGAACTCAGCAGCCCCGACCGGGGGATCACGGCGCTGCGGGCTGGCGACGGCCGCCGCTTGTGGCGGCTACCCGCACCGGCGGGTGTGGTGCTGTCCGTGATCGGTGTGGTGGCGCAGCGGCTGATCGTGCTCGCCACACCCGAGGTGGAGGGCCCCAGCGAGACCATGGCGCTGGACCCGGCGACCGGAGCGGTGTCCTGGCGTCACCTGGCTGCCTTTCGTGGTTGGGGCGTCGAGAGTGATCTGCTGTTGCGGACCGAGCCGTCGGACCAGGAGCCGGTCACCCTCGTGTCGGTGGCGGCGGATTCGGGGCGGATCAGATGGTCGCAGCCTATTCCCGGCGGGGCGGAGCCCGTCCATCAGGACGATGCGGTGACCTCGTCGAGGATCGTGCTCGGCCTGTCCGGGAGGCGGGCGGAGGTGCGGGAGGGGTCGTCCGGGCGGTTGGTCCAGGCCATCGGTCCGCCGGTACGACAGCCGCAGGCCCCGGACGACCACAGCCGGTTTCCGGGTGTCGTCGGTGACCTGCTGTTCGTTGCCGGTGGCCCGGACGAGGTCGTCGCGTACGGATTGGATCGGCTGGATCATCGCTGGACGGCACGGGAAAGCGGGTTGACGCCGGACGGCTTCTTCGCGTGCGGCTCGATCCTGTGCCATCTGTCACTACAGGCTGGCCTGCGTGGGATCGACCCGGCAACCGGTCAGACCCGCTGGGTGCTGCCGCAACTGCCCGTAGCCTGGCCGGTCGGCGACCGGCTGGTGGCCAGTGAGGCGGGCTTCCCTGCCGCCGATTCGCTGATGGTGCTCGACCCGGCCACCGGTCGGCGACTGGGTGGCCTGGGTCGCTGGGCGGTGCTGGGCATGCTTCCCGGGCTGCCCGGGTCTCGGTCGCTACTCGGGGTGCGCTACACCACCGACGGTCAGGTCTGGTTCGCCCGGCTGGACCCGGCCACCGTGACCGCCCGGATCGAGCTGGTGACCAGGGGCAGCATCGGCGGTTGCGAGATCCGTGCGGGGGGAGATGCCGAGGTGCTCGTCTGCCGCCGGCCGGACTGGGCGTTTCGGCTGTGGCGACTGCCGGGGTGA
- the galE gene encoding UDP-glucose 4-epimerase GalE, which yields MKVLVAGGAGFIGSTVASACLDDGLQPVILDNLCTGRIEFTRDRIFYQGDIADGALIDRIFAEHPEITAVVHAAALIVVPESVAQPLRYYRENVAKSVDFIEHVLRNGCQRYLFSSSAAIYQPGDDFSVDETSPLAPTSPYAHTKAMMEQVLADTATATGLRALSLRYFNPIGADPQLRTGLQIRTPSHVLGKLITAVERNEEFQITGIDWPTRDGSGIRDYIHVWDLARAHVAALRRFDDVLPVGGDRSYEVINLGTGNGTTVREFVDAFRAVADQPLRVRETAARPGDSAGSYTRSTRSRTLLDWKPEYSIVDGIRHSLEWSAQRDRILADPQPV from the coding sequence TTGAAGGTTCTGGTTGCGGGGGGCGCCGGTTTCATCGGCAGTACGGTGGCCTCGGCCTGCCTGGACGACGGTCTGCAACCGGTGATCCTGGACAACCTGTGTACCGGGCGGATCGAGTTCACCCGGGACCGGATCTTCTACCAGGGGGACATCGCCGACGGTGCGCTGATCGACCGAATCTTCGCCGAGCACCCCGAGATCACGGCGGTGGTGCACGCGGCGGCGCTGATCGTGGTGCCGGAGTCGGTGGCACAGCCACTGCGCTACTACCGGGAGAACGTCGCCAAGTCGGTCGACTTCATCGAGCACGTGCTGCGCAACGGTTGCCAGCGCTACCTGTTCAGCTCGTCGGCCGCGATCTACCAGCCGGGCGACGACTTCTCCGTCGACGAGACCTCCCCGCTCGCGCCGACCAGCCCGTACGCGCATACAAAGGCGATGATGGAGCAGGTGCTCGCGGACACCGCGACCGCCACCGGCCTGCGGGCACTGTCGTTGCGCTACTTCAACCCGATCGGGGCCGACCCGCAGTTGCGGACCGGGCTGCAGATCCGCACGCCGAGTCACGTACTCGGAAAATTGATCACCGCGGTCGAGCGGAACGAGGAGTTCCAGATCACCGGGATCGACTGGCCGACCCGGGACGGCTCCGGCATCCGCGACTACATCCACGTCTGGGACCTGGCCCGCGCGCACGTGGCGGCACTGCGCCGGTTCGACGACGTGTTGCCGGTCGGCGGTGACCGTTCCTACGAGGTGATCAACCTCGGCACCGGCAACGGCACCACGGTGCGGGAGTTCGTCGATGCCTTCCGGGCCGTCGCGGACCAGCCACTGCGGGTACGGGAGACAGCCGCCCGGCCTGGGGACTCGGCTGGTTCCTACACCCGCAGCACCCGGTCGCGGACCCTGCTCGACTGGAAGCCGGAGTACTCCATCGTCGACGGCATCCGGCACTCGCTGGAGTGGTCCGCCCAGCGGGACCGGATCCTGGCCGACCCGCAGCCGGTCTGA
- a CDS encoding 3-hydroxyacyl-CoA dehydrogenase NAD-binding domain-containing protein has translation MSDTSPSNAATAAIHNPNEVVTKALVRLVNVPGLDRPAALITLDNGFDHKKPNSLGPAGLVSLDNAITEALAAEPAFVAVTGKPYIFCVGADLTGMPLINTREQALEIGRLGHRVYARLKDSAVPTFAFVNGAALGGGLELALHCHYRTVSGGAAALALPEVSLGLVPGWGGTQLLPNLIGIPMAAQIIIQNPLTQKTLKPKQAAEFGIADILLEPADFLERSLEWAAGVVKGEITVSRPEVDKDMWDGVLYFAKQQLDQRLHGAVPSANRALELLGLAKEASFADGTAAEDEALADLLMSEELRSSLYSFDLVQRRAKKPVGAPDKALARTVTKVGIVGAGLMASQLALLFARRLQVPVVLTDLDQARVDAGVAYVHKEIDKLLGKGRLDEGTAAKLRGLVTGSVDKSVFADASFVIEAVFEDLKVKKQVWAELEQIVSPETVLATNTSSLSVTAMAADLKHPERVVGFHFFNPVAVLPLLEIVRGEQTDDASLATAFAIGKQLRKSCVLVSDAPAFVVNRLLTRFLGEIFAAVDAGTPLAVADSALDPLGLPMRPLALLQLVGPAIAYHVGGTLHGAFPDRFGVSENLKRIAEAGKPIMVDDEVNPEVAALLEVGDQPLTAEQVRQRALDALAQEVRLMLDEGVVAEAQDIDLCMILGAGWPFHLGGVTPYLDRTGTAERVTGQRFLPQGVASLPA, from the coding sequence GTGAGCGACACGTCTCCCTCGAACGCGGCGACCGCCGCAATCCACAACCCGAACGAGGTCGTGACCAAGGCACTGGTACGCCTGGTGAACGTACCCGGGTTGGACCGGCCAGCCGCGTTGATCACGCTGGACAACGGCTTCGACCACAAGAAGCCCAACTCGCTCGGTCCGGCCGGTCTGGTCAGCCTGGACAACGCGATCACCGAGGCGCTCGCCGCCGAGCCGGCGTTCGTCGCGGTCACCGGTAAGCCGTACATCTTCTGCGTCGGCGCGGACCTGACCGGCATGCCGCTGATCAACACCCGCGAGCAGGCCCTGGAGATCGGCCGGCTGGGCCACCGGGTCTACGCCCGGCTCAAGGACAGCGCTGTGCCGACGTTCGCGTTCGTCAACGGCGCGGCGCTCGGCGGTGGTCTGGAACTGGCGCTGCACTGCCACTACCGGACGGTCTCCGGCGGCGCGGCGGCGTTGGCCCTGCCCGAGGTCTCCCTCGGTCTGGTGCCTGGCTGGGGCGGCACGCAGCTGCTGCCCAACCTGATCGGCATCCCGATGGCCGCCCAGATCATCATCCAGAACCCGCTCACCCAGAAGACGCTCAAGCCGAAGCAGGCCGCCGAGTTCGGCATCGCCGACATCCTGCTGGAGCCGGCCGACTTCCTGGAGCGCTCCCTGGAGTGGGCCGCAGGGGTGGTCAAGGGCGAGATCACCGTGTCCCGGCCCGAGGTCGACAAGGACATGTGGGACGGCGTGCTCTACTTCGCCAAGCAGCAGCTCGACCAGCGGCTGCACGGCGCGGTGCCGTCCGCGAACCGGGCGCTGGAACTGCTCGGCCTGGCCAAGGAGGCGTCGTTTGCCGACGGCACCGCCGCCGAGGACGAGGCTCTGGCCGACCTGCTGATGAGCGAGGAGCTGCGCAGCAGCCTCTACTCGTTCGACCTGGTGCAGCGGCGGGCCAAGAAGCCGGTCGGTGCGCCGGACAAGGCGCTGGCCCGTACCGTCACCAAGGTGGGCATCGTGGGTGCCGGCCTGATGGCCTCCCAGCTCGCACTGCTCTTCGCGCGTCGCCTCCAGGTGCCGGTGGTCCTCACCGACCTGGACCAGGCCCGGGTGGACGCCGGCGTGGCGTACGTGCACAAGGAGATCGACAAGCTGCTCGGCAAGGGCCGGCTCGACGAGGGTACGGCGGCCAAGCTGCGCGGCCTGGTCACCGGTTCGGTGGACAAGTCCGTCTTCGCCGACGCGAGCTTCGTCATCGAGGCCGTCTTCGAGGACCTGAAGGTCAAGAAGCAGGTCTGGGCCGAGTTGGAGCAGATCGTCTCCCCGGAGACGGTGCTCGCCACCAACACCTCGTCGCTGTCGGTCACCGCGATGGCGGCGGACCTGAAGCACCCGGAGCGGGTGGTCGGCTTCCACTTCTTCAACCCGGTCGCCGTACTGCCGCTGCTGGAGATCGTCCGGGGCGAGCAGACCGACGACGCCTCGCTGGCCACCGCCTTCGCGATCGGCAAGCAGCTGCGCAAGTCCTGCGTACTGGTCTCCGACGCCCCGGCGTTCGTGGTCAACCGGCTGCTGACCCGGTTCCTCGGCGAGATCTTCGCCGCCGTGGACGCCGGCACACCGCTGGCGGTGGCCGACAGCGCGTTGGACCCGCTGGGTCTTCCGATGCGGCCGCTCGCGCTGCTGCAGTTGGTCGGGCCGGCGATCGCGTACCACGTCGGCGGGACCCTGCACGGGGCGTTCCCGGACCGGTTCGGGGTCAGCGAGAACCTCAAGCGGATCGCCGAGGCCGGCAAGCCGATCATGGTGGACGACGAGGTCAACCCCGAGGTGGCCGCGCTGCTGGAGGTCGGCGACCAGCCGCTCACCGCCGAGCAGGTACGTCAGCGTGCCCTGGACGCGCTCGCCCAAGAGGTCCGGCTGATGCTGGACGAGGGCGTGGTGGCCGAGGCACAGGACATCGACCTGTGCATGATCCTCGGTGCGGGTTGGCCGTTCCACCTGGGCGGCGTGACGCCGTACCTGGACCGGACCGGCACCGCCGAGCGGGTCACCGGCCAGCGCTTCCTCCCGCAGGGCGTGGCCAGCCTCCCCGCCTGA
- a CDS encoding thiolase family protein: MPREVRDVVFVDGVRTPFGKAGGMYANTRADDLVIRCIRELLRRNPQLPPERVEEVAIAATTQIGDQGLTLGRTAALLSGLPKTVPGYSIDRMCAGAMTAVTTVAGGIAMGAYDVAIAGGVEHMGRHPMGEGVDPNPRILAEKLVDPSALVMGATAENLHDRVPHITKERTDAFALASQQKTAKAYANGKLQGDLVSMAVRDPETGWGLATVDEAPRDTSLEKLATLKTPFRPHGKVTAGNAAGLNDGATASLLAAEDVARELGLPIAMRLVSYGFVGVEPEVMGVGPIPSTEKALRIAGLSIDDIGLFELNEAFAVQVLAFLDHFGIADDDPRVNQWGGAIAIGHPLASSGVRLMTQLARQFAEHPEVRYGLTAMCIGIGMGGTVIWENPAWTGSSQQTLREGNK; the protein is encoded by the coding sequence GTGCCCCGTGAAGTTCGGGATGTCGTCTTCGTGGACGGCGTCCGCACTCCGTTCGGCAAGGCGGGTGGCATGTATGCCAACACCCGCGCCGACGATCTCGTCATCCGCTGCATCCGCGAGCTGCTGCGACGCAACCCGCAGCTGCCGCCCGAACGGGTCGAGGAGGTGGCCATCGCCGCCACCACCCAGATCGGCGACCAGGGCCTGACCCTCGGCCGTACCGCCGCGCTGCTCTCCGGCCTGCCCAAGACGGTCCCCGGCTACTCCATCGACCGGATGTGTGCCGGCGCGATGACCGCGGTCACCACCGTGGCCGGCGGCATCGCCATGGGTGCCTACGACGTCGCCATCGCCGGTGGTGTCGAGCACATGGGCCGACACCCGATGGGCGAGGGAGTCGACCCCAACCCGCGCATCCTCGCCGAGAAGCTGGTCGACCCGTCCGCGCTGGTCATGGGCGCGACCGCGGAAAACCTGCACGACCGGGTCCCGCACATCACCAAGGAGCGCACCGACGCGTTCGCGCTCGCCTCCCAGCAGAAGACCGCCAAGGCGTACGCCAACGGCAAGCTCCAGGGCGACCTGGTGTCGATGGCGGTCCGCGACCCGGAGACCGGCTGGGGCCTGGCCACCGTCGACGAGGCGCCCCGCGACACGTCACTGGAGAAGCTGGCCACCCTCAAGACCCCGTTCCGCCCGCACGGCAAGGTCACCGCAGGCAACGCCGCCGGCCTCAACGACGGTGCCACCGCCAGCCTGCTGGCCGCCGAGGACGTCGCCCGCGAGCTGGGCCTGCCGATCGCGATGCGGCTGGTCTCGTACGGCTTCGTCGGAGTCGAGCCCGAGGTGATGGGCGTCGGCCCGATCCCCTCCACCGAGAAGGCACTGCGGATCGCCGGGCTGAGCATCGACGACATCGGCCTGTTCGAGTTGAACGAGGCGTTCGCCGTGCAGGTACTCGCCTTCCTCGACCACTTCGGCATCGCCGACGACGACCCCCGGGTCAACCAGTGGGGCGGCGCGATCGCCATCGGCCACCCGCTGGCCTCCTCCGGCGTACGGCTGATGACCCAGCTCGCCCGGCAGTTCGCCGAGCACCCCGAGGTGCGCTACGGCCTCACCGCCATGTGCATCGGCATCGGCATGGGCGGCACGGTCATCTGGGAGAACCCTGCCTGGACGGGGTCCAGCCAGCAAACTCTGCGGGAGGGCAACAAGTGA
- a CDS encoding C39 family peptidase, which translates to MEPVCPHIAYRGFRTAPEFGTGVLSGATLRPDGVALSAAVDQLVHTDPHTGATGTYDLATWTSPSIDPGFVATEVIPSWTGDTPDGCWLQIDVRGSTEAGTTTDWYTLAHWAADDSTLRRTSVPDQTDAYGSVAADTLTMAKGYGLTSWQLRVILLRPAGTNLTPVLRSVGAAVSRPAGTVDATTEVGSPTARGRILDVPPFSQRTHIGHYPQWDGGGDSWCSPTSTSMVLAYWGVGPAPDDYSWVDPNDPRPLVDHAARQCFDYAYQGAGNWPFNTAYAGRYGLDAFVTRLRSLAEAESFIAAGVPLVVSASYRRGDVPGLDYDTKGHLLVLVGFTSTGDPVLNDPYSPDDQAVRKPVNRARFEARWLTANGGLVYVIRPASVPLPPAPAQANW; encoded by the coding sequence GTGGAGCCGGTCTGCCCGCACATCGCCTACCGGGGCTTTCGCACAGCGCCGGAGTTCGGGACCGGTGTGCTCTCCGGGGCGACACTGCGCCCCGACGGTGTCGCTCTCAGTGCCGCGGTGGACCAACTCGTCCACACCGACCCGCACACCGGTGCCACCGGGACGTACGACCTCGCCACCTGGACCTCACCCTCGATCGACCCCGGTTTCGTGGCCACCGAGGTCATTCCCTCCTGGACCGGGGACACCCCGGACGGCTGCTGGCTCCAGATCGACGTACGCGGCAGCACGGAAGCCGGCACGACCACCGACTGGTACACGTTGGCCCACTGGGCGGCCGACGACAGCACCCTGCGCCGGACCTCGGTCCCGGACCAGACCGACGCTTACGGCTCGGTCGCCGCCGACACCCTCACCATGGCCAAGGGCTACGGTCTGACCAGTTGGCAGCTGCGGGTCATCCTGCTCCGCCCGGCCGGTACGAACCTGACGCCCGTCCTGCGTTCGGTCGGTGCCGCCGTCTCCCGACCGGCGGGGACCGTCGACGCCACCACCGAGGTCGGCTCGCCGACCGCCCGGGGGCGGATCCTGGACGTCCCCCCCTTCTCCCAGCGCACCCACATCGGGCACTACCCGCAGTGGGACGGGGGCGGGGACTCGTGGTGCAGCCCCACGTCGACGTCGATGGTGCTCGCCTACTGGGGGGTCGGTCCGGCTCCCGACGACTACTCCTGGGTCGATCCGAACGATCCCCGACCACTGGTCGACCACGCCGCCCGACAGTGTTTCGACTACGCCTACCAGGGCGCGGGCAACTGGCCCTTCAACACCGCCTACGCCGGGCGGTACGGCCTGGATGCCTTCGTCACCCGGTTGCGTTCGCTCGCCGAGGCGGAGTCGTTCATCGCCGCCGGCGTACCGCTGGTCGTCTCCGCGTCCTACCGCCGGGGTGACGTGCCCGGGCTGGACTACGACACCAAGGGTCACCTGTTGGTGCTGGTCGGGTTCACCTCGACCGGCGATCCGGTCCTCAACGACCCGTACTCGCCGGACGACCAGGCGGTACGCAAGCCGGTGAACCGCGCCCGGTTCGAGGCGCGGTGGCTCACCGCCAACGGTGGGCTGGTCTACGTGATCCGCCCGGCCTCGGTGCCGCTCCCCCCGGCACCGGCCCAGGCGAACTGGTAA
- the dxs gene encoding 1-deoxy-D-xylulose-5-phosphate synthase codes for MSVEEGSANHGRLLATVRGPQDVKRMSAEELDVLAAEIRDFLVAKVSRTGGHLGPNLGVVEVTLAMHRVFDSPRDRFLFDTGHQAYVHKMLTGRLDGFDKLRQRGGLSGYPSQAESEHDIIENSHASTALSYADGLAKAYALRGEQRSVVAVVGDGALTGGMCWEALNNIAAARNPLVIVVNDNGRSYAPTIGGLADHLSNLRLNPGYEKILDTVKDALGSTPLVGKPMYEVLHAVKKGIKDVVAPQAMFEDLGIKYVGPVDGHDQAAIESALRAAKNFGGPVIVHAVTRKGYGYRPAEEDEADCLHGPGSAFDVETGKLLAAPSVKWTHVFSDELVAIADERPDVVGITAAMAEPTGIAALARKYPNRVYDVGIAEQHAATSAAGLALGGLHPVVAVYATFLNRAFDQVLLDIAMHKLPVTFVLDRAGITGPDGPSHYGIWDMSVFGVVPGLRIAAPRDAATLREELREAVAVDDGPTILRFPTGSVAKDLPAVRRVGQVDVLAESDRTDVLLVAVGAFAHLGVEVAARVAEHGYGVTVVDPRWVRPVADELVELAGAHRLVVTVEDGVRAGGVGDALAKAMRDADLHVPMRDLGVPPVWQPHGTRAQILGDLGLTAQDVARDVTGWLSRLDEKIEPVPVSANGNGSRHGAGRG; via the coding sequence ATGAGTGTTGAAGAGGGTTCGGCCAACCACGGCCGACTGCTGGCCACGGTCCGCGGTCCCCAGGACGTCAAGCGGATGTCCGCCGAGGAGTTGGACGTCCTCGCCGCCGAGATCCGGGACTTTCTGGTCGCCAAGGTGTCCCGTACCGGTGGGCACCTCGGGCCCAACCTCGGAGTGGTCGAGGTGACCCTCGCGATGCACCGGGTCTTCGACTCGCCCAGGGACCGCTTCCTGTTCGATACCGGGCACCAGGCGTACGTGCACAAGATGCTGACCGGGCGGCTGGACGGATTCGACAAGCTCCGCCAGCGCGGTGGCCTCTCCGGCTACCCGAGCCAGGCCGAGAGCGAACACGACATCATCGAGAACTCACACGCCTCGACCGCCCTCTCCTATGCCGACGGGCTGGCCAAGGCGTACGCCCTGCGTGGTGAGCAGCGCAGCGTCGTCGCCGTAGTCGGGGACGGGGCGCTGACCGGCGGCATGTGCTGGGAGGCGCTCAACAACATCGCCGCCGCCCGCAACCCGTTGGTCATCGTGGTCAACGACAACGGCCGGTCGTACGCGCCGACCATCGGCGGCCTGGCCGACCACCTGTCGAACCTGCGTCTCAACCCCGGTTACGAGAAGATCCTCGACACCGTCAAGGACGCGCTCGGGTCGACCCCGCTGGTCGGCAAGCCGATGTACGAGGTGCTGCACGCCGTCAAGAAGGGCATCAAGGACGTCGTCGCCCCGCAGGCGATGTTCGAAGACCTGGGCATCAAGTACGTCGGCCCGGTCGACGGCCACGACCAGGCCGCGATCGAGTCGGCGTTGCGCGCGGCGAAGAACTTCGGCGGCCCGGTCATCGTGCACGCGGTGACCCGCAAGGGCTACGGCTACCGCCCGGCCGAGGAGGACGAGGCCGACTGCCTGCACGGCCCGGGCAGCGCCTTCGACGTCGAGACCGGCAAGCTGCTCGCCGCCCCGTCGGTGAAGTGGACGCATGTCTTCTCCGACGAGCTGGTGGCGATCGCCGACGAGCGGCCCGATGTGGTGGGGATCACCGCCGCGATGGCGGAGCCGACCGGCATCGCCGCGTTGGCCCGCAAGTATCCGAACCGGGTCTATGACGTCGGCATCGCCGAGCAGCATGCCGCCACCTCGGCGGCAGGGCTCGCGCTGGGCGGTCTGCACCCGGTGGTGGCGGTCTACGCGACCTTCCTCAACCGCGCCTTCGACCAGGTACTGCTCGACATCGCGATGCACAAGCTGCCGGTGACCTTCGTGCTGGACCGGGCGGGCATCACCGGCCCGGACGGGCCGAGCCACTACGGCATCTGGGACATGTCGGTCTTCGGGGTCGTGCCCGGCCTGCGGATCGCCGCCCCCCGGGACGCCGCCACGCTCCGCGAGGAGCTGCGTGAGGCGGTCGCCGTCGACGACGGGCCCACCATCCTGCGCTTCCCCACCGGATCGGTCGCCAAGGACCTGCCCGCCGTCCGCCGGGTCGGCCAGGTCGACGTGCTCGCCGAGTCGGACCGTACCGACGTGCTGCTGGTGGCGGTCGGGGCGTTCGCCCACCTCGGTGTCGAGGTGGCCGCCCGGGTCGCCGAACACGGCTACGGGGTGACCGTGGTCGACCCGCGCTGGGTGCGGCCGGTCGCCGACGAACTGGTCGAGCTGGCCGGCGCGCACCGGCTCGTGGTCACCGTCGAGGACGGCGTACGCGCTGGCGGGGTCGGCGACGCGCTGGCCAAGGCGATGCGTGACGCCGACCTGCACGTCCCGATGCGGGACCTGGGCGTGCCCCCGGTCTGGCAGCCGCACGGCACCCGGGCCCAGATCCTGGGTGACCTCGGGCTGACCGCCCAGGACGTGGCCCGGGACGTCACCGGTTGGCTCTCCCGCCTCGACGAGAAGATCGAGCCGGTACCGGTCTCGGCCAACGGCAACGGGAGCCGACACGGCGCTGGGCGCGGCTGA